From a single Cnuibacter physcomitrellae genomic region:
- a CDS encoding AAA family ATPase — MWRADKRRDADELTSATDAAETAWGRHGASSSEIPLGQVFTTESLVDPTREEWRAEIAQLGGVSPLIHFDDSPRSRIELSTTHPGGLAQFITGNATLLSNLIRDELALRNARLAAGVITDKGVELRSVRGIDAVHLAIGLAEWRTDDDSFRAPVLLRPISVRRYGRDFELKLRGRAYVNPELVRALAEQFQISIDERTFVELAEQSGVFKPQPVIDRLRGLTSHLPWFSVHPRLVVSTFADVASAMAADARAIQHPVLDAIAGNLTARRAVQDGYHPAEPAPQDHRAPSTDTLLLDADGEQENVISQIAAGNSLVVKTLPGTGGTQTIVNAIGALVSQNKRVLVVSPRRLSLTGIDRRLSDVGLPGLAVSPRTLRRDLIKSIARNEKAEAPQVADIDDALVRLRAVLLDYRTSMSRVDPLLKVSVLDALRELARLSLLQNPPKTTARLERSALEALATGRAKAARTLSKAAELGQFRYGPDDSPWYGASFTSGDDAHRTHDVAKRLSHHDLPSLLTGAYELIGQTRMRPFSTINELGVYLRLLADLRETLDKFQPVVFDRSLTDLIAATSARRDAPQMSSTSRRRLKALAREYVRPGVHVADVNAALRRIQQQRTLWYRFAAAGIPPEIPIGINEVQMAFQRVTEDLALLDIPLGLVGTGKELSNLPIEQLIERIEGLAEESEVMANLQERMDLLDSLRELDLDALLVDLSNRHVPESAIPDELELAWWQSVLETMLASDRALLGANTAVLDRLEGDFRLVDEAHASMNGQLLAWQLAETWSVGIVDHPDEAAGLKTMLRSDDVTSVGLERTAPHLAKALAPVWLASPYEVPQISDAIAFDTVVLVDAGATTLAENVPAIRRGRQIVAFGDPVTQTPSYFETAVRSVDDQRPVPDAATVEGLHSDSALAQLADLVPTLSLTRSYRAGGEDLAELVNHRFYGGKIDSLPWAGTYLGHGSLALHYVEGRGGMPDPESGAVESVDAEVEKVVGLVLDHAIHHPRESLMVITASSKHAVRLQQAVLAAFAKRSDLADFILKERAEPFMVATLEQSVAQSRDRVIFSIGYGKTAHGRVLTNFGGLARPGGERLLAVGMTRARRSMDIVSCFTPADIDEDRMNYGVVALRQILTEAESGPTPDTFSSPGDALLIDLARRLGNRGLSVAFEHRGKLTLVASHDERAIAIETDAVVHSASLRESLRLRPDMLRRLGWHYLRVHSFELFSDPEGVAARISSVLGVRELALVESDAMATGPISRI; from the coding sequence GTGTGGCGCGCCGATAAGAGACGAGACGCGGACGAGCTGACGTCCGCGACCGACGCTGCCGAGACGGCCTGGGGTCGTCACGGCGCGTCGTCGTCCGAGATTCCCCTGGGCCAGGTCTTCACGACCGAGAGCCTCGTCGACCCTACCCGGGAGGAGTGGCGGGCCGAGATCGCCCAGCTCGGCGGCGTGAGTCCGCTGATCCACTTCGACGACTCGCCACGGTCCCGGATCGAGCTGTCCACCACCCACCCCGGCGGGCTCGCGCAGTTCATCACGGGCAACGCGACCCTCCTGTCGAACCTGATCCGCGACGAGCTGGCCCTGCGCAACGCCCGGCTCGCGGCGGGCGTCATCACCGACAAGGGCGTCGAGCTGCGCTCGGTGCGCGGCATCGACGCCGTGCACCTCGCCATCGGGCTCGCCGAGTGGCGCACCGACGACGACTCGTTCCGCGCCCCGGTGCTGCTGCGCCCCATCTCGGTGCGACGCTACGGACGCGACTTCGAGCTCAAGCTGCGCGGCCGCGCCTACGTCAACCCCGAGCTCGTGCGCGCCCTCGCGGAGCAGTTCCAGATCTCGATCGACGAGCGCACGTTCGTCGAGCTGGCCGAGCAGTCGGGCGTGTTCAAGCCGCAGCCGGTCATCGACCGCCTGCGCGGGCTCACCTCGCACCTGCCGTGGTTCTCCGTGCATCCGCGTCTGGTCGTCTCCACCTTCGCCGACGTCGCCAGCGCGATGGCGGCGGATGCGCGCGCCATCCAGCACCCGGTGCTCGACGCGATCGCCGGCAACCTCACCGCCCGCCGCGCCGTGCAGGACGGCTACCACCCGGCCGAGCCGGCGCCTCAGGACCACCGCGCCCCCTCCACCGACACGCTCCTGCTCGACGCCGACGGCGAGCAGGAGAACGTCATCAGCCAGATCGCCGCGGGCAACTCGCTCGTGGTGAAGACGCTGCCCGGGACCGGCGGCACGCAGACGATCGTGAACGCGATCGGCGCGCTCGTGTCGCAGAACAAGCGGGTGCTCGTCGTGAGCCCGCGACGGCTCAGCCTGACCGGGATCGACCGCAGGCTCTCCGACGTCGGCCTTCCGGGCCTGGCCGTCTCGCCCCGGACCCTCCGCCGCGACCTGATCAAGTCGATCGCCCGCAACGAGAAGGCGGAGGCGCCGCAGGTCGCCGACATCGACGACGCCTTGGTGCGGCTGCGTGCCGTGCTGCTCGACTACCGGACGTCGATGTCGCGCGTCGACCCGCTGCTCAAGGTGTCGGTGCTCGACGCGCTGCGCGAGCTCGCCCGGCTCTCGCTGCTCCAGAACCCGCCGAAGACCACCGCGCGACTCGAGCGGTCCGCCCTCGAGGCGCTCGCGACGGGCCGCGCCAAGGCCGCGCGCACCCTCAGCAAGGCGGCCGAGCTGGGCCAGTTCCGTTACGGCCCCGACGACTCGCCCTGGTACGGCGCCTCCTTCACCTCCGGCGACGACGCCCACCGGACGCACGACGTCGCGAAGCGCCTCAGCCACCACGATCTGCCGAGCCTGCTCACGGGTGCCTACGAGCTCATCGGGCAGACGCGCATGCGGCCGTTCTCCACCATCAACGAGCTCGGGGTCTACCTCCGGCTGCTCGCCGACCTGCGCGAGACCCTCGACAAGTTCCAGCCCGTCGTCTTCGACCGCTCGCTCACCGACCTCATCGCCGCGACCTCCGCCCGCCGCGACGCCCCGCAGATGTCGTCGACCTCGCGGCGGCGCCTCAAGGCGCTGGCTCGCGAGTACGTGCGCCCGGGCGTGCACGTCGCCGACGTGAACGCCGCGCTCCGCCGCATCCAGCAGCAGCGCACGCTCTGGTACCGCTTCGCCGCGGCGGGCATCCCGCCGGAGATCCCCATCGGGATCAACGAGGTGCAGATGGCCTTCCAGCGCGTCACCGAGGACCTGGCGCTCCTCGACATCCCGCTGGGCCTCGTCGGCACCGGCAAGGAGCTGTCGAACCTGCCCATCGAGCAGCTCATCGAGCGCATCGAGGGCCTCGCCGAGGAGTCGGAGGTGATGGCGAACCTGCAGGAGCGGATGGACCTCCTCGACTCCCTGCGCGAGCTCGACCTCGACGCCCTCCTCGTCGACCTGTCGAACCGTCACGTCCCCGAGTCGGCCATCCCCGACGAGCTCGAGCTCGCCTGGTGGCAGTCGGTGCTCGAGACGATGCTCGCCTCCGACCGCGCCCTGCTGGGGGCGAACACGGCGGTGCTCGACCGCCTCGAGGGCGACTTCCGTCTGGTCGACGAGGCACACGCCTCGATGAACGGCCAGCTCCTGGCCTGGCAGCTCGCCGAGACCTGGAGTGTCGGCATCGTCGACCACCCCGACGAGGCCGCCGGACTCAAGACGATGCTGCGCTCCGACGACGTGACCAGCGTCGGGCTTGAGCGCACCGCTCCGCACCTGGCGAAGGCGCTCGCGCCGGTCTGGCTCGCGTCGCCCTACGAGGTGCCGCAGATCAGCGACGCGATCGCGTTCGACACGGTCGTGCTGGTCGACGCCGGCGCCACGACGCTCGCCGAGAACGTGCCCGCGATCCGTCGCGGCCGGCAGATCGTCGCGTTCGGCGACCCCGTGACCCAGACCCCGTCGTACTTCGAGACCGCCGTCAGGTCGGTCGACGATCAGCGACCGGTTCCCGACGCCGCCACCGTCGAGGGGCTGCACTCCGACTCCGCGCTCGCCCAGCTCGCCGACCTCGTGCCGACGCTGTCGCTCACCCGCAGCTACCGTGCCGGCGGGGAGGACCTCGCGGAACTCGTGAACCACCGCTTCTACGGCGGCAAGATCGACTCGCTGCCGTGGGCGGGCACGTACCTCGGACACGGGAGCCTCGCGCTCCACTACGTCGAGGGTCGCGGCGGGATGCCCGATCCCGAGTCGGGAGCCGTCGAGAGCGTCGACGCGGAGGTCGAGAAGGTGGTGGGCCTCGTGCTCGACCACGCCATCCACCACCCGCGCGAGTCGCTCATGGTCATCACGGCGTCGTCGAAGCATGCCGTACGCCTCCAACAGGCCGTCCTCGCCGCGTTCGCCAAGCGCAGCGACCTCGCCGACTTCATCCTCAAGGAGCGCGCCGAGCCGTTCATGGTGGCGACCCTCGAGCAGTCGGTGGCGCAGAGCCGCGACCGGGTCATCTTCTCGATCGGCTACGGCAAGACGGCCCACGGCCGCGTGCTCACGAACTTCGGCGGGCTCGCTCGTCCCGGTGGCGAGCGGCTGCTCGCGGTCGGCATGACCAGGGCCCGGCGGTCGATGGACATCGTCAGCTGCTTCACTCCGGCCGACATCGACGAGGACCGCATGAACTACGGCGTCGTCGCCCTCCGGCAGATCCTCACCGAGGCCGAGAGCGGCCCGACGCCCGACACGTTCTCGAGCCCGGGTGACGCCCTGCTCATCGACCTCGCACGACGCCTGGGCAATCGCGGGCTCTCGGTGGCGTTCGAGCACCGCGGCAAGCTCACGCTCGTCGCGTCGCACGACGAGCGCGCCATCGCGATCGAGACGGATGCGGTGGTCCACTCCGCGAGCCTCCGCGAGTCCCTGAGGCTGCGGCCCGACATGCTCCGCCGCCTCGGGTGGCACTACCTCCGTGTGCACAGCTTCGAGCTGTTCTCCGACCCGGAGGGCGTGGCCGCCAGGATCTCCTCCGTGCTGGGCGTGCGCGAGCTCGCCCTGGTCGAGTCCGACGCCATGGCGACCGGGCCGATCAGCCGGATCTGA
- a CDS encoding LLM class flavin-dependent oxidoreductase — protein sequence MTQLSVLDLIPVRAGQTTAQAVAASVALAQTADRLGYTRFWVAEHHNMPAVASTTPSTLIAHLATATERIRLGSGGVMLPNHAPLAVAEQFALLEAMHPGRIDLGLGRAPGSDPVTAYMLRGRRGPADADPAADFPQDVETVAALLGSDRAPASAPFGDEQPGVGLNIRGRSYELRATPRSTSAPEVWLLGSSDYSAALAAQLGLAFVYANHFGAPGIDRALDLYRSGFQPSEALAAPKTLLTVNASVAEDAEAARLAALPQLITMARLRTGGTLGPQLTIDEAQATALTPVEEASIAEQEERWMIGEPAEVADRIRKGAERYGVDEVMVSPAGGAWAAQPMTSTPSRERTLALLAAELLVSDKLAA from the coding sequence ATGACTCAGCTCTCCGTCCTCGACCTCATCCCGGTGCGCGCCGGTCAGACCACGGCGCAGGCCGTGGCCGCGAGCGTCGCCCTCGCCCAGACCGCCGACCGCCTCGGCTACACGCGGTTCTGGGTCGCCGAGCACCACAACATGCCGGCCGTGGCGTCCACCACGCCCTCGACGCTCATCGCCCACCTCGCCACCGCGACCGAGCGCATCCGACTCGGCTCGGGGGGTGTCATGCTCCCCAACCACGCGCCGCTGGCCGTGGCGGAGCAGTTCGCGCTCCTCGAGGCGATGCACCCGGGTCGCATCGACCTCGGCCTCGGGCGGGCCCCGGGCTCCGACCCGGTGACCGCCTACATGCTGCGCGGCCGGCGTGGGCCCGCGGATGCGGATCCCGCCGCCGACTTCCCGCAGGACGTCGAGACCGTGGCCGCGCTGCTCGGGTCCGACCGGGCGCCGGCGTCGGCGCCGTTCGGAGACGAGCAGCCCGGCGTCGGGCTGAACATCCGCGGCCGGAGCTACGAGCTGAGGGCCACGCCCCGGTCGACGAGCGCTCCCGAGGTCTGGCTTCTGGGGTCGAGCGACTACAGCGCGGCGCTCGCCGCCCAGCTCGGTCTCGCCTTCGTCTACGCCAACCACTTCGGGGCTCCCGGCATCGACCGCGCGCTCGACCTGTACCGTTCCGGGTTCCAGCCGTCGGAGGCGCTCGCCGCGCCGAAGACCCTGCTCACCGTCAACGCGTCGGTCGCGGAGGACGCCGAGGCGGCCCGTCTCGCCGCCCTCCCCCAGCTGATCACCATGGCGCGCCTGCGCACCGGCGGCACGCTCGGCCCCCAGCTCACCATCGACGAGGCTCAGGCCACGGCGCTGACCCCCGTCGAGGAGGCCTCCATCGCCGAGCAGGAGGAGCGCTGGATGATCGGCGAGCCCGCCGAGGTCGCCGACCGCATCCGGAAGGGCGCGGAGCGCTACGGCGTCGACGAGGTGATGGTGTCGCCCGCGGGCGGCGCCTGGGCGGCGCAGCCCATGACCTCGACCCCGTCCCGCGAGCGCACGCTCGCCCTGCTGGCCGCGGAGCTGCTCGTGTCTGACAAGCTGGCGGCATGA
- a CDS encoding nitroreductase/quinone reductase family protein produces the protein MSDFNTRILEEFRANGGRVTTAGFGDSLVILHSIGSKSGTERESPVLALRQPDGSWLIAASKGGAPDNPAWYFNLVGTPEASIEVPGDAGIERVDVVAEVLTGPERDAAWSQFTERSEGFRQYEERAAGRVIPVVRLTRR, from the coding sequence ATGAGCGACTTCAACACCCGGATCCTCGAGGAGTTCCGCGCGAACGGCGGGCGGGTCACCACGGCCGGTTTCGGCGACAGCCTGGTCATCCTCCATTCGATCGGATCCAAGAGCGGCACCGAGCGCGAGAGCCCCGTCCTGGCCCTCCGTCAACCCGACGGGTCGTGGCTGATCGCCGCCTCGAAGGGCGGTGCGCCCGACAACCCGGCCTGGTACTTCAACCTCGTCGGCACGCCCGAGGCCTCGATCGAGGTGCCCGGCGATGCCGGCATCGAGAGGGTCGACGTCGTCGCCGAGGTGCTGACCGGACCGGAACGGGATGCCGCGTGGTCGCAGTTCACCGAGCGGTCCGAGGGGTTCCGCCAGTACGAGGAGCGAGCCGCCGGCCGCGTGATCCCGGTCGTGCGCCTGACCCGCCGCTGA
- a CDS encoding histidine phosphatase family protein — protein MRLLLIRHGETPENARGEISSEYPGPGLTEMGERQAAAIPQALEEEPISAIYASTLLRTSITATPLATRRGLPIQVVEGAQEIYAGVWEHRSDEEAFRGYLEPIVAWWHDRSVRIEGGEDGHGFFARFDGAVERIVSQHSDDETVALFSHGAAIRVWSAGTAENLDEESSSGLRLDNTGMVVMEGSPSAGWRMTRWSGQPIGGAFLADGHPDPGGEGDIAD, from the coding sequence ATGAGACTGCTGCTGATCAGACACGGGGAGACGCCGGAGAACGCCCGAGGGGAGATCAGCTCGGAGTACCCCGGGCCGGGGCTGACGGAGATGGGCGAGCGCCAGGCCGCGGCGATCCCGCAGGCTCTCGAGGAAGAGCCGATCTCGGCGATCTACGCCTCCACCCTCCTCCGCACGTCGATCACGGCGACCCCGCTCGCCACTCGGCGCGGCCTGCCCATCCAGGTCGTGGAGGGGGCGCAGGAGATCTACGCGGGCGTCTGGGAGCATCGCTCCGACGAGGAGGCGTTCCGGGGCTATCTCGAGCCGATCGTCGCCTGGTGGCACGACCGCTCCGTGCGCATCGAGGGCGGTGAGGACGGCCACGGCTTCTTCGCCCGCTTCGACGGCGCCGTCGAGCGGATCGTGTCGCAGCACTCCGACGACGAGACGGTGGCCCTCTTCAGCCACGGCGCCGCCATCCGGGTGTGGAGCGCGGGGACCGCGGAGAACCTCGACGAGGAGAGCTCGTCCGGCCTCCGCCTCGACAACACCGGCATGGTCGTCATGGAGGGGTCGCCCAGCGCGGGCTGGCGCATGACGCGCTGGTCCGGACAGCCGATCGGCGGGGCGTTCCTGGCCGACGGGCACCCGGATCCCGGCGGCGAGGGCGACATCGCCGACTGA
- a CDS encoding VOC family protein, whose translation MAITLSPYLNFRDQAEAAVTFYHSVTGGDLTMSRYSEFGVSDDPAEGDKIMHAQLILPSGLILMAADVPNRMEHARGVNDASVALFGDDEEELTRLYEGLSEGGTIGEPLAKAPWGDSFGSFTDRFGVDWLVNISPASRD comes from the coding sequence ATGGCCATCACGCTGAGCCCGTACCTCAACTTCCGCGACCAGGCCGAGGCGGCCGTGACCTTCTACCACTCGGTGACGGGCGGCGACCTCACGATGTCCCGCTACTCCGAGTTCGGCGTGAGCGATGATCCCGCCGAGGGCGACAAGATCATGCACGCCCAGCTGATCCTCCCGTCCGGCCTGATCCTCATGGCGGCCGACGTCCCGAACCGCATGGAGCACGCGCGCGGGGTCAACGACGCCTCGGTCGCGCTGTTCGGCGACGACGAGGAGGAGCTGACGCGGCTCTACGAAGGGCTCTCCGAGGGCGGCACGATCGGCGAGCCGCTCGCCAAGGCCCCGTGGGGCGACAGCTTCGGGTCGTTCACCGACCGGTTCGGCGTCGACTGGCTCGTGAACATCTCCCCGGCGTCGCGCGACTGA
- a CDS encoding SDR family NAD(P)-dependent oxidoreductase → MTNTLITGANRSLGLETARRLIEAGHTVYAGMRDPAAGEAVRELGARVLQLDVTDQDSVDAAMRDIPALDVLINNAGVLGHSFTVDDLDATAMQTVLDTNVVGIVRVTQAALSLLRESTHPVVVNVASGVGWPRFLLGEGRDERPVLSVPYAASKAAVVALTVQYAKNLPTFRVNASDPGYTATDFNGHSGHQTVTEGTDATVALAMVAPDGPTGEFHDRTGRIAY, encoded by the coding sequence ATGACGAACACACTCATCACCGGAGCCAACCGGAGCCTGGGGCTCGAGACCGCCCGCCGCCTCATCGAGGCCGGCCACACCGTCTATGCCGGGATGCGCGATCCGGCCGCGGGAGAGGCCGTCCGAGAGCTCGGCGCTCGCGTGCTGCAGCTCGACGTGACCGATCAGGACAGCGTCGACGCGGCGATGAGGGACATCCCCGCACTGGACGTGCTGATCAACAACGCGGGCGTCCTCGGCCACTCCTTCACCGTCGACGACCTGGACGCGACGGCCATGCAGACCGTCCTCGACACGAACGTGGTCGGGATCGTCAGGGTCACCCAGGCCGCGCTTTCTCTGCTGCGGGAGTCGACGCATCCGGTGGTCGTCAACGTCGCCTCGGGTGTCGGCTGGCCCCGCTTCCTCCTGGGCGAGGGCCGCGACGAGCGCCCGGTGCTCTCGGTGCCCTACGCCGCGTCCAAGGCGGCGGTGGTCGCGCTCACCGTGCAGTACGCGAAGAACCTGCCGACCTTCCGCGTGAACGCGAGCGATCCCGGCTACACCGCCACCGATTTCAACGGGCACAGCGGTCATCAGACGGTCACGGAGGGCACGGATGCGACGGTCGCGCTCGCGATGGTCGCGCCGGATGGTCCGACGGGCGAGTTCCACGACCGCACCGGGCGGATCGCGTACTGA
- a CDS encoding helix-turn-helix transcriptional regulator, which yields MEEFASVLRAWRDRVDPVEVGLPAGGVRRAPGLRREELAALAGVSVDYVVRLEQGRSTHPSPQLLGALANALRLSDEERDHLHRVAGVAPPPATVVPRHVAPGVQRLIDRLGDVPLAVFTATWDILLWNGLWAALTGDPSGRHGLDANLVWRHFTAGHPGTEFDDRHEEEFSADLVADLRAALGRYPADAALADLVARLRAASPDFAERWSTARIAEHRSSRKTMTDTPVGRITLDCDVLTVPGSDLRIVVYTAVPGSEDASRLDLLRVTGLQRLHATAVEQAG from the coding sequence ATGGAGGAGTTCGCGAGCGTGCTGCGGGCCTGGCGCGACCGCGTCGACCCGGTCGAGGTGGGGCTTCCCGCGGGCGGCGTCCGACGCGCGCCGGGACTGCGGCGGGAGGAGCTGGCCGCGCTGGCCGGCGTGAGCGTCGACTACGTGGTGCGGCTCGAGCAGGGGCGATCCACGCATCCGTCACCGCAGCTGCTCGGCGCGCTCGCGAACGCCCTGCGGTTGAGCGACGAGGAACGCGACCATCTCCATCGGGTCGCCGGCGTCGCCCCTCCCCCGGCCACGGTCGTCCCGCGGCACGTCGCGCCGGGCGTCCAGCGCCTGATCGACCGGCTCGGCGACGTCCCGCTCGCCGTCTTCACCGCGACCTGGGACATCCTGCTCTGGAACGGTCTCTGGGCGGCTCTCACCGGCGACCCGAGCGGCCGCCACGGCCTCGACGCGAACCTGGTCTGGCGTCACTTCACGGCCGGGCATCCGGGCACCGAGTTCGACGACCGCCACGAGGAGGAGTTCTCCGCCGACCTCGTCGCCGACCTGCGCGCGGCGCTGGGCAGGTATCCGGCCGACGCCGCGCTCGCCGACCTCGTCGCCAGGCTGCGGGCGGCCTCCCCCGACTTCGCCGAGCGCTGGTCGACCGCCCGCATCGCCGAGCACCGGTCGAGTCGGAAGACGATGACCGACACCCCGGTCGGCCGGATCACGCTCGACTGCGACGTCCTCACCGTCCCGGGCAGCGACCTCAGGATCGTGGTCTACACGGCCGTTCCCGGCTCGGAGGACGCGTCACGGCTCGACCTCCTGCGGGTCACCGGCCTCCAGCGGCTGCACGCGACCGCAGTGGAGCAGGCGGGCTGA
- a CDS encoding cation:proton antiporter, with amino-acid sequence MTETLVILVLALVVIAFATLVGPKLGVAAPLVLVLAGVGASFLPVFASVEIEPEWILAGVLPPLLYSSAVSMPAMNFRREFGAIGGLSVVLVVVTSLALGLFFMVVIPDLGFAWGVALGAIISPTDAVATSIIKRTSVSKRVVAILDGESLLNDATALVLLRTAIVATAAAFSFWGTVGTFAYSVVVAVVIGWLAALLGLLLRRRISNPTVNTVLSFTLPFVASIPAEVLGASGLVAAVVAGIVTGIRAPRDLTPQTRLSDSQNWRTVELVLEGAVFLTMGIQITSILADVEREHAGIGLAVLIAAGALVITLLVRAAYVGPLLAVLAWRSRRLARVKDRVQGMQERISSPEGAEETFAEVNRRRRPRSDRDIQRFVSRVTQVVADVEYFLRAPLGWREGTAVVWAGMRGAVTVAAAQTLPEGTPQRPVLILVAFAVAVLSLLVQGGTIGPLLKRISPPVDADAVAEQADEERSRLFELMRTSGETIQAPTVDGQRTPESFERAKQYQLAVIAAQRAALLDARDNGTFDADVLENALANLDASQIALEMRASMAE; translated from the coding sequence ATGACCGAGACGCTCGTCATCCTGGTGCTCGCCCTCGTGGTGATCGCGTTCGCGACCCTCGTGGGGCCGAAGCTGGGTGTCGCCGCACCCCTCGTCCTCGTCCTCGCGGGTGTCGGCGCCAGCTTCCTCCCGGTGTTCGCCTCGGTCGAGATCGAGCCGGAGTGGATCCTCGCGGGAGTGCTGCCACCCCTGCTCTACTCGTCGGCGGTCTCCATGCCCGCGATGAACTTCCGGCGGGAGTTCGGCGCCATCGGCGGGCTGTCGGTGGTGCTCGTGGTCGTCACCTCGCTCGCGCTGGGGCTGTTCTTCATGGTCGTCATCCCCGATCTGGGGTTCGCCTGGGGCGTCGCGCTGGGGGCGATCATCAGCCCGACGGATGCGGTCGCCACCTCCATCATCAAGCGCACGTCGGTCTCCAAGCGCGTCGTGGCGATCCTCGACGGGGAGAGCCTGCTCAACGACGCGACCGCTCTGGTGCTCCTGCGCACCGCGATCGTCGCCACGGCGGCCGCCTTCTCCTTCTGGGGAACGGTCGGCACCTTCGCGTACTCGGTGGTCGTCGCGGTCGTCATCGGCTGGCTCGCGGCGCTGCTCGGCCTCCTTCTCCGGAGGCGGATCTCGAACCCCACGGTCAACACCGTGCTGTCGTTCACCCTCCCCTTCGTCGCGTCGATCCCCGCGGAGGTGCTCGGCGCCTCCGGTCTGGTGGCGGCGGTCGTGGCGGGCATCGTCACCGGCATCCGTGCCCCGCGCGACCTCACCCCGCAGACCCGGCTCTCGGACTCGCAGAACTGGCGCACGGTCGAGCTCGTGCTGGAGGGCGCGGTCTTCCTCACGATGGGCATCCAGATCACGTCGATCCTCGCCGACGTCGAGCGCGAGCACGCGGGCATCGGCCTCGCGGTCCTCATCGCCGCCGGCGCCCTGGTGATCACGCTGCTGGTGCGGGCCGCCTACGTCGGGCCGCTCCTCGCCGTCCTGGCGTGGCGATCGAGGCGACTGGCACGGGTGAAGGACCGCGTGCAGGGCATGCAGGAGCGCATCTCCTCGCCGGAGGGGGCGGAGGAGACGTTCGCGGAGGTGAACCGCCGCCGCCGGCCCCGTTCCGATCGCGACATCCAGCGCTTCGTCTCGCGCGTGACCCAGGTGGTCGCGGACGTCGAGTACTTCCTCCGGGCGCCGTTGGGCTGGCGTGAGGGGACCGCGGTGGTCTGGGCGGGCATGCGCGGCGCGGTCACCGTGGCGGCGGCGCAGACCCTTCCCGAGGGCACCCCGCAGCGGCCCGTGCTGATCCTCGTCGCGTTCGCGGTAGCCGTGCTGTCGCTGCTCGTGCAGGGTGGGACGATCGGGCCGCTGCTGAAGCGGATCTCGCCCCCGGTGGATGCCGACGCGGTCGCCGAGCAGGCGGACGAGGAGCGCTCGCGCCTGTTCGAGCTGATGCGCACGAGCGGCGAGACGATCCAGGCGCCGACCGTCGACGGGCAGCGCACACCCGAGTCGTTCGAGCGGGCGAAGCAGTATCAGCTCGCGGTGATCGCCGCCCAGCGCGCCGCACTCCTCGACGCCCGCGACAACGGCACCTTCGACGCGGACGTGCTGGAGAACGCCCTGGCCAACCTCGACGCGTCGCAGATCGCGCTCGAGATGCGCGCCTCCATGGCCGAGTGA
- a CDS encoding MarR family winged helix-turn-helix transcriptional regulator: MEFIESTLGLMRWVGFAQFKAAEEWNRERGLTPEQGRTLGWLAENPGAMQRDIARMSRTSAASVSSLLQGLEKRGLVERRSENGDDRAKRVYATPEAVALVAGAREAMLGMEDDILSPLDPAERATLHGLLRKVTDELPPLPER; this comes from the coding sequence ATGGAGTTCATCGAGAGCACGCTCGGCCTCATGCGCTGGGTGGGCTTCGCCCAGTTCAAGGCCGCCGAGGAGTGGAACCGCGAGCGCGGCCTCACCCCGGAGCAGGGCCGGACGCTCGGGTGGCTCGCCGAGAACCCCGGTGCGATGCAGCGAGACATCGCACGCATGAGCCGCACGAGCGCGGCCAGCGTCTCGAGCCTTCTGCAGGGACTCGAGAAGCGCGGTCTCGTCGAGCGGCGCAGCGAGAACGGCGACGATCGGGCCAAGCGCGTCTACGCGACGCCCGAGGCCGTCGCCCTCGTCGCGGGCGCCCGTGAGGCGATGCTCGGCATGGAGGACGACATCCTGTCGCCCCTCGACCCCGCCGAGCGGGCCACCCTGCACGGCCTGCTCAGGAAGGTGACGGACGAGCTTCCGCCACTGCCGGAGCGCTGA